One window from the genome of Aeromonas sp. FDAARGOS 1405 encodes:
- a CDS encoding 3-deoxy-D-manno-octulosonic acid transferase has protein sequence MLYKGYLGAYEGVWLSYGNAASAVGNVPGSLSAWLIGGPLLLWDSPYAPMVLLLVMRLVGFLLFDAVIRQVFVDPVSKGNARLLFLVLCWLNPWFQYESLLYNPSYLFLFSAMHCWSAWHMRDRASFWHMIVHLLAIGMAMQLHYSWPLLAVISTYLFWRRILKVSWSGVVVAALLIGASLIPYAMEVMSNSHITQNVDPEARQRYIGWGLVHVYPVLKSVIYWLRYGSWLFASKLVNDTQFIWLAGHEYLQMTAVWLWRVVIYGVGSATVLLAAKANWQLWRDLKPRLLRSDRASVDGTSWLGLYALAAVLAVLVSAALSPIIFNYWHLMLIFPYALFPILLLLVSWSRNHPQWVGKGLLAATLFCTAVNLIAASDSTKFSYQADYKQQVQEYLQEMKLQPK, from the coding sequence ATGCTCTACAAGGGTTACCTTGGAGCCTATGAGGGGGTCTGGCTCAGCTATGGCAATGCGGCGAGTGCGGTGGGCAATGTGCCGGGGAGCTTGTCGGCCTGGCTGATTGGTGGGCCGCTGCTACTGTGGGATTCTCCCTATGCCCCCATGGTGTTGCTGCTGGTGATGCGGTTGGTCGGTTTTCTGCTATTTGATGCGGTTATCCGCCAGGTGTTTGTTGACCCCGTATCGAAGGGCAATGCGCGGTTGCTGTTTCTGGTGCTCTGCTGGCTCAACCCCTGGTTCCAGTATGAGAGTTTGCTCTACAACCCCTCCTATCTCTTCCTCTTCTCGGCCATGCACTGCTGGTCGGCCTGGCATATGCGCGATCGGGCCTCATTCTGGCACATGATTGTTCACCTGCTGGCTATCGGTATGGCAATGCAGTTGCACTACTCCTGGCCGCTGCTGGCTGTGATCTCCACCTACCTCTTCTGGCGCCGCATCCTCAAGGTGAGCTGGAGCGGGGTGGTGGTCGCTGCCCTGCTGATCGGTGCATCTCTGATCCCCTACGCCATGGAAGTGATGAGCAACAGCCATATCACCCAGAACGTCGATCCCGAAGCGCGTCAGCGCTATATCGGATGGGGGCTGGTGCATGTCTATCCGGTGCTGAAATCGGTGATCTACTGGCTGCGTTACGGCTCCTGGCTGTTTGCCAGCAAGCTGGTCAACGACACCCAGTTCATCTGGCTGGCGGGTCATGAATATTTGCAGATGACAGCAGTCTGGCTGTGGCGGGTGGTGATCTACGGGGTGGGCTCTGCCACCGTGTTGCTGGCGGCCAAGGCCAACTGGCAACTGTGGCGGGATCTCAAGCCGCGTCTGCTGCGCAGCGACCGTGCATCAGTGGACGGCACGAGCTGGCTCGGCCTCTATGCGCTGGCGGCCGTATTGGCTGTGCTGGTGAGTGCGGCGCTCTCGCCCATCATCTTTAACTATTGGCACCTGATGCTGATATTCCCCTATGCCCTGTTCCCGATCCTGCTGTTGCTGGTTAGCTGGAGCCGCAACCATCCTCAGTGGGTTGGCAAGGGGCTGCTGGCAGCCACCCTGTTCTGCACCGCTGTGAACCTGATTGCGGCGAGCGACAGCACCAAGTTCTCCTATCAGGCGGACTACAAGCAGCAGGTGCAGGAGTATTTGCAGGAGATGAAGCTGCAACCCAAGTAA
- a CDS encoding glycosyltransferase: MTPPVKKFLFIVEDLYGGGAEKVLLNTASLLKDAGVDVTLFTLREKIDHTLPDNIHPINLGIVTKLTKAISNVAVEKIQASLILKKVQEISPDVIISCSCDKITRHLPDTLNIYYWIHGNVTGFAKDNAKGYEKFKRFYNGKKLICVSRGIADDILHNVRATPKSCQVIYNPFDIEKIQALADEPFNKPFEKYFIHVGTFEERKRHDRLLQAYQLSGVATPLVLMGKGERRPHIEAMIEEMNLANKVKIIDFQKNPYPYIKAAQALILTSDAEGLPTVLIEALICHTPVISVDCPSGPAEILTLPLDKFLIPLEDINGLAMAIKVVDNKRTIVNPDSYRLFSSGSVTRKFISL, encoded by the coding sequence ATGACCCCACCAGTTAAAAAGTTTTTATTCATTGTTGAAGACTTGTATGGTGGTGGTGCGGAAAAGGTTCTGCTCAATACCGCATCCTTGCTAAAAGATGCAGGTGTCGATGTTACCTTGTTTACCTTGCGGGAAAAAATAGACCATACGCTACCTGACAACATTCACCCGATTAATCTTGGCATTGTCACAAAGCTGACTAAAGCCATATCCAATGTTGCGGTTGAAAAAATACAAGCATCTCTGATCTTGAAAAAAGTCCAAGAGATCTCGCCTGACGTAATTATCTCATGCTCATGTGACAAAATTACCAGACACCTGCCTGATACACTGAATATTTATTACTGGATCCACGGAAATGTCACCGGCTTTGCCAAAGACAATGCCAAAGGATATGAAAAATTCAAGCGTTTCTATAATGGCAAGAAACTGATCTGCGTATCTCGAGGCATCGCGGACGACATTTTGCACAATGTAAGAGCCACACCAAAATCGTGTCAGGTTATCTACAATCCGTTTGATATCGAGAAAATTCAGGCGTTGGCCGATGAGCCTTTCAACAAGCCATTTGAAAAGTATTTCATCCATGTCGGCACTTTCGAAGAACGAAAACGCCACGATCGTCTCTTGCAGGCATATCAGCTAAGCGGCGTTGCTACGCCACTCGTTCTGATGGGCAAAGGGGAGCGACGCCCTCACATTGAAGCCATGATCGAGGAGATGAACCTTGCCAACAAGGTGAAGATCATCGACTTTCAGAAGAACCCCTACCCCTATATCAAAGCCGCTCAGGCGCTCATCCTGACATCCGATGCTGAAGGGCTGCCAACAGTGCTTATTGAAGCACTTATCTGCCACACACCAGTTATCAGCGTAGATTGTCCATCTGGACCTGCTGAAATATTGACGTTACCACTTGATAAGTTTCTAATACCGCTAGAAGATATCAATGGACTGGCTATGGCAATTAAAGTTGTTGATAATAAAAGAACAATTGTTAATCCAGACAGTTATCGACTTTTTTCTAGTGGAAGTGTAACTAGGAAATTTATATCGCTATGA